One Oxobacter pfennigii DNA segment encodes these proteins:
- a CDS encoding ABC transporter permease: MTEKVKNVLLPLCFGILIIAIWQLGFIHAALGFKPFQLPVPSQIVITLRDNFAKTMFDTVITVSAALTGLILGCAIGFLIAVIATMFPKWGYSVLSIIAAVNAIPIVALSPIMNRWFTDGFSQKVGVVTVVCLAAMSINAYRGLNDLRPFAKDLLESYAASGRVIFLKLRLPNCLPSVFTALKINVAAAVMAAMISEYFSASTSGIGFGIKDNLRKGIMAKGWSYIVVAAVVGIILYLIVMMIERRVIKWHASQR; this comes from the coding sequence ATGACGGAAAAAGTTAAAAATGTGTTGCTGCCGCTGTGCTTTGGGATATTAATTATCGCCATATGGCAATTAGGATTTATTCATGCTGCTTTAGGGTTTAAGCCTTTTCAGCTGCCGGTGCCATCGCAAATTGTTATTACTTTGCGTGACAATTTTGCAAAAACTATGTTTGATACAGTTATTACAGTCTCAGCTGCATTAACGGGACTTATCCTTGGATGTGCAATCGGATTTTTGATTGCTGTCATAGCTACTATGTTCCCTAAATGGGGTTATTCGGTTCTTAGTATAATAGCAGCCGTCAATGCAATTCCCATTGTTGCATTATCTCCTATTATGAATCGATGGTTTACTGACGGTTTTTCACAAAAGGTAGGAGTAGTAACTGTCGTATGCTTGGCTGCCATGTCAATTAATGCATACCGGGGACTGAACGATTTAAGGCCCTTTGCAAAGGACTTGCTGGAGTCTTATGCGGCATCAGGGAGAGTTATTTTCTTAAAGCTCCGTTTACCCAATTGCCTTCCCAGTGTGTTTACGGCACTGAAAATCAACGTGGCTGCGGCAGTTATGGCGGCTATGATAAGTGAATATTTTTCGGCATCTACATCAGGAATTGGGTTCGGAATCAAGGACAATTTAAGAAAGGGCATCATGGCAAAGGGCTGGTCCTACATAGTGGTGGCGGCAGTTGTGGGAATTATCCTCTATCTGATAGTCATGATGATAGAACGCAGGGTTATAAAATGGCATGCTTCACAAAGATAA
- a CDS encoding ABC transporter permease — protein MDKKEKYKVNLVWTACIFLFWEFGAFILDKVLNDPLAEAKLPYPHSIILSITQNFTDLMTASGLTFSRAVMGFTIGALVGFGLAIIMSLSKVAEKIALPYLIVSQMIPVLGLAPIIFTLVKDMDASRIVIAAYITFFPVAINMLSGLNSVDMDKKELLYSYAAKKRSIYYKLMVPFSLPYLFAGLKIAAPMSITASILVDMLGSKGGIGVKLLYSLYSGTKDVFWASVVTSALMGIISYFIVVLFEKIAIPWRRQEAN, from the coding sequence ATGGACAAGAAGGAAAAATATAAAGTTAATCTGGTATGGACCGCTTGTATTTTTCTATTCTGGGAATTTGGAGCCTTTATTTTGGACAAGGTTTTAAATGATCCCTTAGCTGAAGCCAAGCTTCCTTATCCCCACAGTATTATCCTATCCATAACACAGAATTTTACGGACTTGATGACTGCGTCAGGACTTACATTTTCAAGAGCCGTTATGGGATTTACCATCGGTGCACTGGTAGGGTTCGGACTAGCCATTATCATGAGTTTATCAAAAGTAGCAGAGAAGATAGCATTGCCTTATTTAATAGTTTCTCAGATGATACCTGTCCTGGGATTGGCTCCAATTATTTTTACTCTGGTAAAAGATATGGACGCATCAAGAATAGTTATTGCGGCTTATATAACATTTTTCCCTGTCGCCATTAACATGCTCAGCGGACTTAATAGTGTTGATATGGACAAAAAGGAACTTCTATATTCCTATGCCGCTAAGAAAAGAAGTATTTACTATAAACTGATGGTTCCCTTTAGTTTGCCATATTTGTTTGCGGGATTAAAAATTGCAGCACCAATGTCAATTACCGCGTCAATTCTGGTTGATATGCTTGGCTCAAAAGGCGGTATCGGAGTGAAGCTTCTGTATTCCTTATATTCGGGTACAAAGGATGTATTCTGGGCTTCAGTGGTAACCAGCGCGCTAATGGGTATTATAAGCTACTTCATCGTCGTTTTATTTGAAAAAATAGCAATACCTTGGAGAAGACAAGAAGCAAATTAA